The uncultured Eubacteriales bacterium region ACTTCCTCTCCCTGGAGGGCGATCCGGACCCCAGGGTCTAACAAAAATTACAACACAACTATTTTGCCCTTCTTGCGCAAACTATCCCCAGAAGACGGAAGGGCGGCGGCGAGATGGCGTGGAGACAGCTGAGGGGAAGAAGCGTGGCGGTTTTGACAGCCACATTTAGGTTGTCGATGAGCTCACAGGCCAAAGCTATCCTGGGAAAGGATCGTGTGAAAGGGAACCGTCAGGGTTCCCTTTCGCGTGCTGGAGCGGCGCTTTTTACGGCCGCCTTCCTTTTGCAACTGAGCCTTCCGGCTTTCTTTTTTTGGCGGAAGGCACCGGCGGTCACGGTGGATTCCGCCGAGCCGGGGGTGGAGGAACCGTTCCGCAGCCCTTCAGAGAGCGGAACGGGTGATGCGCCCAAGCTCATTGCTCTCACCTTTGACGATGGGCCCCGGCGCTCCAGCACAACCCGCCTGCTGAATGGGCTGGCCGAGCGGGGGGCCAAGGCGACGTTTTTTCTCATCGGGAAAAATGTGGGGGTAAACCGGGACGTGGTGCAGCGCATGGAGGAGGAGGGCCACCAGGTGGGCATCCACACCTACGACCACAACAGCAACCTTCTGGGTCTTAACCGTGCCGACTTCGCTGCCCAGGTGGACCGGACTCGTGCACTTCTGACCGATGTCCTGGGCCACGGCGATTTCGCTCTCCGGCCGCCCTATGGGCTGACCGACGCGGGTGTCAAGACATGGGCAAACGCCCCCATTATCCTCTGGTCCATTGACCCGGAGGACTGGGGGGACCAGAACGCCGACCGGGAGGTGGCCCTTATCCTCAAGGAGGCGAAGGACGGCGCCATCATTCTCATGCACGACATCTTCGACCCCACAGTAGAGGCAGCCCTCCGGGTAGTTGACGCTCTCCACGCTCAGGGGTACTATTTCGTCACGGTGGACGAGCTTTTTGACCTGCGGTGCATCGCTTTGGAAAACGGCAAAGAGTACCGCTGCGCTTATCCGTAAAGGAGAGCGCCTTGTCGAAAAAACAGGTAAAATCTGCGCAGAAAATAAACTAGATATTGACACGCGGATTTCATGTGATACAATATATTGTGCAACTACCTGGGCGGGCGGCCAAGAGCTGCCGCCCAGTTTTATTTGAGAGGGGACGAACCATATGCCGATTTCTGACAATGCCCGCCAGGTGCTTGAAAAGCGCTATCTGATCCGGGACGAGCAGGGCAAACCTACCGAGACGGTGGACCAGCTCTTCCACCGCGTGGCCGGCGCCATCGCCGCGGCCGACACCCATTTTGACCCAAAGGCCAACGTGAAGGCGCTGGCCGGAAGCTTTTACGACATGATGACCAATCTGGACTTCCTGCCCAATTCCCCTACCCTGATGAACGCGGGGCGGCCCCTGGGCCAGCTCTCCGCCTGTTTCGTTCTCCCGGTGGGGGACTCAATGGAAGAGATCTTCGATGCCATCAAGAACGCCGCCCTCATCCACAAGTCGGGCGGCGGCACGGGCTTTTCCTTCTCCCGCCTTCGGGCCAAGGGGAGCACCGTCAACTCTACAGGCGGCGTCGCGTCGGGCCCCATCTCGTTCATGAAGGTCTTTAACGCCGCCACTGAGGCGGTGAAGCAGGGCGGCACCCGCCGGGGGGCCAATATGGGCATCCTCCGGGTGGATCACC contains the following coding sequences:
- a CDS encoding Polysaccharide deacetylase, whose product is MAWRQLRGRSVAVLTATFRLSMSSQAKAILGKDRVKGNRQGSLSRAGAALFTAAFLLQLSLPAFFFWRKAPAVTVDSAEPGVEEPFRSPSESGTGDAPKLIALTFDDGPRRSSTTRLLNGLAERGAKATFFLIGKNVGVNRDVVQRMEEEGHQVGIHTYDHNSNLLGLNRADFAAQVDRTRALLTDVLGHGDFALRPPYGLTDAGVKTWANAPIILWSIDPEDWGDQNADREVALILKEAKDGAIILMHDIFDPTVEAALRVVDALHAQGYYFVTVDELFDLRCIALENGKEYRCAYP